CAAAAATGTCGAAGCAGCCCCAGGCCATGCCAAACAAAAGAAAGATCACTCCGGTGGCGAGAAAAGGGACCAGATGCGGACGTCCGGTCCAATAAACCTGTTCATTTGCGTCTTTGACCGCGTTGAATTCGGGTGGCAAAAGATAGTCGGTGGGCATGGGAAAAATTACCAATGCCGGACTTAAAGTGCCAGATCCTTTTGGTTCCTTTAGTTGCGCTGGTCACTCTTGGGAAAAGAGGATAATTCAATGCCGTTGCGTATTCCGGGCAAGCGCCCTATAAGAATAAATGTCCAAGAAACTTTTTGCCGAGCTCGGCCTGTCACCCGAAATACTCAAAGCCGTTGACAAAATGGGCTTTGAGGAGGCGGTCCCCATTCAATCCAGCGCCATCCCGGTGTTGCTGGGGGGAGCCGATGTCGTGGGCCAGTCCCAGACCGGCTCGGGCAAAACGGCGGCGTTTGCCATCCCCGCCATCGAACGCGTGGATGCCGCGCTCAAAGCGCCGCAGGTGCTGATCCTTTGCCCCACCCGCGAACTCGCCGTGCAGGTCGCCGAGGAAGTGGCCAAGCTGGCCTCGTTCAAGAAGGGCGTGCGCGAGCTTCCCATTTACGGCGGCCAATCCTATGAGCGCCAATTCCGCGGACTGCAGCAAGGCGCGCAGATCATCATCGGGACACCGGGCCGTGTGATGGATCATCTCGAGCGCAAAACGCTGAAGCTCGACAAGATCCGCATGGTGATTCTGGATGAAGCCGACCGCATGCTGGACATGGGTTTTCTGGACGATATCCGCAAGGTGTTGAGCCAGGCGCCACCCGAGCGGCAAACGGTCTTTTTTTCCGCCACCCTGCCGCGTCCGATACAGGAATTGATCAAAACCTTCACGCGTAACCCGGTCAATGTCAGCATCCAATCGCAGGCCCTTGTGGTGCCGGCCATCGAGCAGGTTTATTATGAAATCGACCGCCGCTCGAAACTGGACGTGCTCTGCCGCTTGATCGATCTGCAGGACATCAAGTTCGGCATCATTTTTTGCGCCACCAAAATGATGGTGGACGAATTGACGGAGCATCTCGTCGCCCGGGGATACGCAGCGGATAAAATGCATGGCGACATGACCCAGGCCATGCGCGAGCGCGTGATCGCAAAATTCAAAAAGAAGGGCCTGGAGTTTCTGGTGGCGACTGATGTGGCCGCCCGCGGCTTGGATGTGGATGATGTCGAGGTGGTTTTCAATTATGACCTGCCGCACGACGGCGAGGATTACATCCACCGCATCGGGCGGACCGGCAGGGCGGGCCGGAGCGGACGGGCCATCACCTTTGTGGCCGGGCGTGAAATTTACAAGATGCAGAATATCATCCGTTTTACCAAGGCCCGCATCCGGCGCGAGCGGGTGCCGAACGAGGACGAGGTGGAGCAAAAGCGCACCAGCCAATTTTTTGAATCCTTAAACGAGACACTGGAAAAAGGTGAATACCGGCGTTACGACGAACTCATTGGCAGCCTGCTGGATCAGGGACATGCCCCGACTGACATCGCTTCCGCGCTGATCCATCTGCAAAATTCGGAAAAATCGCGCCCGCCAGTTGCGGCGGTTCCGGAAAAGATTTTTGAAGAGCGGCGGGACAGGCCGGAGCGCGGACGCGAGCGTCCAGAACGGCGGGAGCGGCGCGAGGAAAAACGCGGGCAAGAACACGGCAGAGAACGTGAACGTTCCGAACACCGGGAGGGCCGGGCAGCGCGGGAGGATTATACAAAGGACCAGACAGCGGACGCGCTTGCCAGTGAGGCCGGCATGCTGCGGCTGCGGTTGAATCAAGGCCGGGAACAACGCATCCAGCCGGGAGACATCGTGGGCGTGATTTTGGGCGTGGCCCGCATCCCCAAGGATTGCGTGGGAGCGATTATTTTGCAGTCCGACTACACCCTGGTGGATGTGGCGGAGGAACATTCCGCCACGGTTCTAAAGAAACTGAATGGCATCAAATTCAAGGGACGGAAGCTGTTTTGCAGCATCAGTATCTAAGCCCGAGCCACCGGGAGGGCTCTGCCACTCCTGCGCATTTTGCGTTCTCGTTTATTTCCCTGCCGATGACTCGTACGCCTTCTGCAGGTCGCCGGTGGTGCTGCTGAAAACCGTGTCGATTATTTTGCCGTCCACAAGAACCTCCAAAACCCATCCGTAATAGACCTGGCCGCTCTTTACAACACTCGAAGGCGTTTTGGCTGTGGCTGCAATGTCCGTTCTGCTTTTTTTGAAGGTAATCTTGCCCAGATCAACCGTTCCACTGCCTGTTTGGCCGACGTTGACGCTGTCGGCCGTCAGGGTCTTGGCCAATACCAGCTTGTTATCGGTGGATTTTACGTTTTGCGTATCGGCGAAAACATACAGCTTTAATGAAATGCCTGAAACAGGTTTTCCCGACCAGGACTGGAGAACGGCTTTGAATTCATACTTGCTGTCGGTGTCATGAATTGTTGATTCTTTTGCTTTTGTGGTTGATGTAGTGTCACCGGACCAGACCGGCTCAACGGTGGCTGTCACAGGCTTGTCCTGCGCCTGGCAATGGGGAACACAGGCCAAAACAAAAAATAAGAGGATGAAGCGGGCGTCTTTGAACCGGGTAAAGCGTGTTATCGTCATTTTAGGATGCTGCCTGATTGCCTCTTTTTTGTCACGTGAATCAGGCAATTATCAGGTGAAGACCCCATTACAACAGGTACTTAAACGCAGTACCGTTATGGACTATGAAAAGAATACTATCGAGGCATGGCCGCAAAATGTTGCTGCTAACGGGCGCGCTCTGTTTCGCTTCCCTGTTGGGCACAGCCAGTCCGGTGTCTGCCCAATCCCGTTATTATAGCCGGGGTGATTACCGTTACCATAACGGATATCGCTATCCTGAAGGGTACAGCGAACGTGATGGATACTATGACAGGTACGGCAATTATCACCGCTATGTTTATTATAATCGCCACCGCACCTATTGGTATTTCCCGCCTCCTGACATTCACTTCGGGATCCATATACGGTGA
This DNA window, taken from Candidatus Methylacidiphilales bacterium, encodes the following:
- a CDS encoding DEAD/DEAH box helicase produces the protein MSKKLFAELGLSPEILKAVDKMGFEEAVPIQSSAIPVLLGGADVVGQSQTGSGKTAAFAIPAIERVDAALKAPQVLILCPTRELAVQVAEEVAKLASFKKGVRELPIYGGQSYERQFRGLQQGAQIIIGTPGRVMDHLERKTLKLDKIRMVILDEADRMLDMGFLDDIRKVLSQAPPERQTVFFSATLPRPIQELIKTFTRNPVNVSIQSQALVVPAIEQVYYEIDRRSKLDVLCRLIDLQDIKFGIIFCATKMMVDELTEHLVARGYAADKMHGDMTQAMRERVIAKFKKKGLEFLVATDVAARGLDVDDVEVVFNYDLPHDGEDYIHRIGRTGRAGRSGRAITFVAGREIYKMQNIIRFTKARIRRERVPNEDEVEQKRTSQFFESLNETLEKGEYRRYDELIGSLLDQGHAPTDIASALIHLQNSEKSRPPVAAVPEKIFEERRDRPERGRERPERRERREEKRGQEHGRERERSEHREGRAAREDYTKDQTADALASEAGMLRLRLNQGREQRIQPGDIVGVILGVARIPKDCVGAIILQSDYTLVDVAEEHSATVLKKLNGIKFKGRKLFCSISI